In the Helicoverpa armigera isolate CAAS_96S chromosome 15, ASM3070526v1, whole genome shotgun sequence genome, one interval contains:
- the LOC110370639 gene encoding DNA-directed RNA polymerase II subunit RPB1-like, translated as MNLLVSVTLIVLLLEKLYCAPIVSDDDSSKYIETVETDSWNYTLGGHINLGGKAGFDKGQVTLRTENDIGTDIGGHKTKRRKQTRPPTPSNSSDTQNGHIPWSSYSQPSGPYYSPPINQFYGQPFGQYYGQPYGPQLPQTPWTNYGLQYGQPTGPQYGQPNLPQYGQPNGPQYGQTNGPQYGQPKGPQYGQPTGPQYGQQYGQPTGQQYGQPAGPQNSQPIAPQYGQPTGPQYGQPTGPQYGQPTGPQYGQPTGPQYGPQYGQPTGQQYGQPAGPQYGQPTGPQYSQPTAPQYGQPTGPQYGQPNGHQYSQPNVPQYGPPHEYGRPTGQQYGQPTGPQYGQPNGPQFGQPNGLYGQPYQPGAGSQSSLASAGQPSTNGQAPSGLLNPATEEQFL; from the exons ATGAACTTACTG GTCAGTGTTACTCTGATAGTGCTGCTGTTGGAGAAGTTATACT GCGCACCGATTGTCTCTGACGATGACAGCtcaaaatatattgaaactgTGGAAACCGATAGCTGGAACTATACATTAGGTGGGCACATAAACTTAGGTGGTAAAGCAGGCTTCGACAAGGGACAAGTAACCCTTAGAACTGAGAATGACATTGGTACCGACATCGGAGGTCATAAAACTAAGCGTAGAAAGCAAACCCGTCCACCAACACCTTCAAATAGTTCCGACACCCAGAATGGCCATATTCCATGGTCATCATATAGCCAACCATCTGGGCCATATTACAGTccaccaatcaatcaattttacgGTCAACCATTCGGACAATATTACGGTCAACCATATGGGCCGCAATTGCCTCAGACACCTTGGACAAATTATGGACTTCAGTACGGTCAACCAACTGGGCCGCAATACGGACAACCAAACTTACCACAATATGGACAACCAAACGGACCGCAGTATGGTCAAACAAACGGACCACAGTACGGACAACCGAAAGGACCTCAGTACGGACAACCAACTGGACCACAATACGGACAGCAGTATGGTCAACCAACCGGACAACAGTATGGTCAACCAGCCGGACCACAGAATAGTCAACCCATCGCACCGCAATACGGACAACCAACCGGACCGCAATACGGACAACCAACCGGACCGCAGTACGGACAACCAACCGGACCGCAATACGGACAACCAACCGGACCACAATACGGACCGCAGTATGGTCAACCAACCGGACAGCAGTATGGCCAACCAGCCGGACCTCAGTATGGTCAACCTACCGGACCACAGTATAGTCAACCAACCGCACCACAATACGGACAACCAACCGGACCGCAATATGGACAACCAAACGGACATCAGTATAGTCAACCAAACGTACCACAGTACGGACCACCACATGAGTATGGCCGGCCAACTGGACAGCAGTATGGTCAACCAACCGGACCGCAATATGGACAACCAAACGGACCCCAGTTCGGACAACCAAACGGACTATATGGTCAACCTTATCAACCAGGAGCCGGATCTCAGAGTAGTTTGGCGTCTGCAGGACAGCCAAGCACCAATGGCCAAGCACCGTCAGGACTGCTGAACCCTGCGACCGAGGAGCAGTTCCTGTGA
- the LOC110382260 gene encoding uncharacterized protein LOC110382260 codes for MKFITFTLFEYIHLFVWKLPVSGITVIYRHIKGLLQVILFLIRTNGFLLKLILKGYLYGSKDIDILHLKDLSLIHLFAPKLSLNQEDHASAFDKIQHLIAPKETSDDHGKSWSIPLFPHLFHQKGHRLFGLRSNDDEKED; via the exons atgaaattcatT ACCTTCACGTTATTTGAATACATACACCTGTTCGTATGGAAACTACCCGTTTCTGGCATTACGGTTATTTATAGACACATCAAAGGGTTATTGCAAGTTATCTTATTTTTGATACGGACTAATGGCTTTCTGCTCAAGCTCATTCTAAAAGGATACCTCT ATGGCTCCAAAGACATAGACATACTGCATCTAAAAGATCTAAGTTTGATTCATCTGTTTGCTCCAAAATTAAGCTTGAATCAGGAAGACCATGCAAGTGCGTTTGATAAGATCCAGCACTTGATTGCTCCAAAAGAGACCTCTGATGACCACGGAAAAAGTTGGAGTATTCCTTTGTTTCCTCATCTATTTCATCAGAAGGGACATAGGTTGTTTGGTTTGAGGAGCAATGATGACGAGAAAGAAGATTAG